DNA sequence from the Juglans microcarpa x Juglans regia isolate MS1-56 chromosome 5S, Jm3101_v1.0, whole genome shotgun sequence genome:
GTATCTGAGGCTCTCATTGGGTGCCTCAATTTATAGGCAAACATATTATCTCCTCACCTGTATGAATGCATTCAATCTGCATTCAATTTGTAACTACAAATGCAGTTACCTACTGAGCAGCTATTGTGGACTGCTTGGCATGgccttcaacaattctccccctccatgcctATTTACCTAGATGCTATCCATTCCAGCTATGTCTCTGCATAGCTCAAtcttctcacttgtaaccaccttcgtcagcatgttcgctggattctctttcatatggatcttcacaagcttcaagagctgttgttccatcgtttcgcgtatccaatgatagcggatatcagtatgcttggtgcgggaatggtacattgaattcttgctcaagtctagagcactttgactatcacaatctatcttgtagtcttcttgactaacgcttagttcttggagaaaacgcttcatccacaaTATCTCTTTCCCAGCTTCCGCTGTGGCAATGTACTCTACCTCTGTTGTAGATAAAGTAACACActtttataatttggattgCCAAGAGATAACTCCTCCTGCAAAGGTAAAGAGAAATCCCAAAGTAGAGTTCTTGTtatccagatctcctgccatatTTGAATCagtatagccttccaaaactggtttagctcccccaaaaTACAAGAACATCTTCGATGTACCTTTCAGGTATCTGAGAATCCACTTAACTGCTTTCCAATGATCATTTCtaggatttgaaaggaatctacTCACCATACCTACAACATGAGCAATATCGGGTCTGGTACAGACTATTGCATGCATCAGGCTTCCTATTGCTGAAGAGTAAAGGATTGCTTCCatctcttcaatctctttctttgaagagggACATGaactcttgctcaacttgaacTGGTTAGCtagtggagtattgactggctttGCATCTTCTATGTTGAAACGCTTGATTATCCGTTCAAcgtatttttgttgtgatagctaCAACCTTTTGGctttcctatcacgaacaatcttcatgctCAAAATTTCctgtgctgggcctaagtccttcatgtcaaaggactaAGATAGTtcattctttagtttgttaatcacGGACTTATCCTCACCAATgattaaaatatcatcaacgtaaagaAGGAGTATGGCAAACTTGTCATTCTGAAATTTTTGAACATAGACACACTTATTTGCAACAAGTCTCTTATAACtatgactcatcatgaatgagtcaaACTTCTTTTACCATTGCCTCGGTGCTTGCTTGAGGTCATAGATGCTATTttttagcttgcagactaaggGATCTTTCACTAAAGCTTCgaacccttctggttgctccatatagatttcatcctccaaatctccatAGAGAAAGGCTGTCTGCACATCCATTTGTTCAAGTTCTAAATTCAAGTTAGCTACCAATCTGAATATGACTCGAATTGACATCATCTTCACCACCGGagaaaatatctcgtcaaagtcgattcccttcttctgctggaatcctttgacaaccaatatggccttgtgctttatcagctttccttggccatctttcttcagcttgaatACCCATTTgttctttagggctttctttccttcaggaagtttcactaactcataggtctgatttttctgcaaagaactcatctcttcttgcattgcctgtACACATAGGTTtttatcagcatgagtttgaactttcTGGAAGTTCTCTGGCTCCCCCTCACTTAGAATTCCTGCTTTGTATGTAGTGAAAAATttcactatgggaagtggcgTGGTATTACGTTACTGTGTCTACCATCCACTCAACATCGTGGCTTGCAACGTGTAAACCATCTTgtcactggtggagagtattgtaacatctcccgaaagagtgacgAGAGTTTCACTATCTTATTTCTTCAacttactgctttgaccttgctcccttaaaaacttaCGACAGTTTTTCCTCATGTGGCCTTTTTTGTCATAATGGTAACACTTCATGTTACCCGTCTGTTGGTTCCTACTACTGCTGGACtttccacgtggttgagacttccctctaTTTCTGCCTCTACTTCTCCCTCCATCATTACCTTGAGGCAtttctctactctcggtgacaaggacatgagaTTGATTCATGCTCGTTTCCtttcgtctggcctcctcattaaacaaggcgtccttaaccatcgtcatggtaagtttaccatctggagtagagttacttAGGGAGACCACCAGTATCTCCCAACTACCTGGTAATgaactgagaagtagcaggACTTGTTCTTCATCGACAAGATTCAACTTGACAGACCTGAGTttgttaactaggttttgaaacttgctagtgtgctcggcaacagaggtgtGAAGTTGAAACAAGtcgtctcatcaagagggccttgtttcaagcagtcttagcttgatacatatcctccaactttttccaaaggttatatgcatctgtctcttGGGCCATGTGGTGAAAGACATTATGGTCGATCCATTGCctgatctgaccgatagtcttcttgtgcatcttttttCACATTTGATCCGTAAattcatctggcttcttcccttcaCTTTTCAAGGTGTCAGACAGATCTTTATAGTTCAAGAGCTCCTCCATCGGAGGtctccaaagactgtagtttgaggcagtcaactttatcatggcgcctgatgctaaatcctccatggatttagactgattctaaatacaaaatgcaagtataGGATCTTCAAGGTGGAATATCACAAAACGGACAGCACCGTTGTGTCGGGAACGCcagattttgttggaaacgagtcttgtttcgtcaaaatcggCATCAGTTAGCACAAGGATGACCAAAAGAACCAAATATAGGAAATCTTTCGTGCGTGTAGCGCGTGGGGTGTGAAAAATGCGTAGGCATGTGTACGTCATGTGCCGAAACCTCTATGGAGTGCGTGGCTGCGTGTGGGATTCACGAGCTAGGCACCTCTGGAGCGCGTGGGGCGCGTGTGTCTCACTCGCTTGAACATCACCTTAGGAATTAACCGTGGCTAGTAAAGGGTTCATAATAGGCGAGAGCCAACAATAATTAAAGGGTTAACAGTAAGCATAAAGAATATATTGAGCCAAGCAACTATGggttaaatatgataaaaaaaaaagccaacaaAAAATGGGTTTGGGGCTTCAAACCATATTCAAATACTAAAGTAACAATTAGGCAGGTAAAGAACCCAATAATGAAGGCCAATAGCTAAAAAAATGCTCGAAAGATGTTGATATGAGACAATATAGTACGGTTAAATAACGACCAAGATTCCATGAGAGAGGCGCGCCAGAGCTAGGATTATTGCATGtacaatgaaaaacaaaatttaagatagGGTAGAAATTGAaatggtaaaagaaaaattaaggagAATGAGGGAGACAGATCGTCGAACTTTCATGAGCAttacaataattattattctcaATGAACGGAAAACAAAGCCCTATGTAATACCCCGTACTAACTATTTTAGACATACATAGAGGAAATTCCTATCTTTTGATCATTTCTCTCACACTTTAGATTTTGTCTAGCTAGTAGGATTCTTCCAAGAAAATTTTACATTGACGTGGTCGAAAAAGAAACCTAGACTGATATGTTGAGCGGAATACATCAGCCCAAAGTCGATagtgtaaaataaaaaacaaagtaaCTGGGATACCGGCCAACCCAATTATAACAATTGGAACACTTGCCATTTTGCGGTTATAGACCAAAAAGCAAGTTGCGCAGAAAGCTACAACCATGCCTGCAACAGAGATGAAGAGTGCTGCGAGTCCAAGCAACAACCTCGTAGGTAATGACTGAAGGAAATCCTCTTCTGCATAACGTGACGTGAGAATTGACAAGAATATCAATATCGCAGTTGATGAGGACAGCAATGCAATTGCATCTGATATGAAGAAAGCCATAAACCAATTGCTTTCTAAGAAAATAGGAGTGCCTATTTCTTGGTGGTTTCCACCCGGTACAGTGAAGGCTGCAGTGAAAACTACGGTGGCAATCAATGTCGCCACAAGCATGCTATAGTTTGCTGTCTCCTTCATCCACTTTTCACCTGCTTGTCGCAATTTTTCGTGTGTCTTTGTAAACAATCCAGAAGGTGTATCTGCAACTTTCTTGTTTTCAtctttattcatcatcttcgtGTAAGAAGGCTGCACAATCTTTTCTATCTCCTGTAATGATCATGGCCGTGTAAGTATGACAAGTGAAAGTGCCATGGAAAAACACAAACGCGCGCACACGCACACATATCCAAACCATATATATAGAGTACCTTAAACCACAATAGCTCTCGTTGCATTTGAAGTGCTGCTCCTGATAGGACATTTAGTCTCTCTGGAGGAGCTATCTCTCCCGCTAAGTGCAGCATATTGTTATTGTCTTGGTCTGCATATAATGCGATGATATCCTTGATAGCGCCTAGCTCATATATTAGATTGAATACATTCTCTTGTCGATATTTAATAGCAAGGTGAAATATACTCCGATCTTTGTGGTCTACTTTCCATATGAGATCAGGATAGGAGCGTATGAGTATAACTAGAAACTCAACATTCCCTGACCTCGCAGCATTAAAGAGTAAGGAATGCTCGCGAACCAGCATTGCAAATTGTTTCTCTGGCAATTGTAGAACGTTTTTCCAAAGGAGATCAACTAATTGATGGGCTATTGTACGCATCAAAGCTCTGTTACAGATCCCTTTGAACCCTGAGATTGCGGAGGGGTGGGGGGGACCAAACAATTTAGAGACCATCtagtagaaaataaatattaattttataaataatcactacaagaagactgcttatttgtggccagttatttgtgaccagttatttccaatgaaatgactatttcttgCTAAAATAACTATGTTTTCGTCGCAAATAGTCATTCTTGTTGAAAATAATTAGTCACAAATGCctgtttttcttatagtaaaTGGGATATTAGAAAGTTCGGGTATATTTTTGTAAGGTTAATTGGTTAAATACATGAAAATTAGTCTATATGAGTTGCCTTAAAATTAAACTACTCCCAGTATTTATTAATTGAACGTTTTATTGCATGTTGTTTTAAGAAGATTAGATTTATTTCTCCGTGAGAAATAAATTAGTAATGCCATATCAATGAGAGGTCAAcatgattttgaaaaagagtagtgtctactataaaaaaattagtatttttttcatatgtatcctgtatttattcatttttttcaaagagattaaGCCGTGTTTGAGCACTTCAAGAttgcaaatattaattttcttaaaaaaattacaaagaattaaaaacaatatGCATCATTTGAAGTCGTCAAGTTTTGGCAAGATTTTGAGGGGACTTAGGTTTGGtatggtttggtttcacaaaccttccaaatatttgaaatcttTTCGTCCTATTTCAtgtcattttatctcatctcaacatccaaataccatttaaatacaaactttttctaatttcaaattttcaaaattttcatttaatcattacaaaattttcaaactttcaaataaacacacaaaaaaaaaattaactttttaaaatctcaagacaaaataatattaaaaaattatattctaattctaactataacattttttattcaactttttctctcttccaaaactatataaaaatcttaacttaaactattttactattattttcaaactatctcactactatttacagatttttcatctcGTGATCTTATCTCATTAACCAAACGGAGATCTCATTAGCCGAACTAGGCCATAATTTCCCGACCCCAAGATGAATGGGTAAAATTGCCATGAAATGATTAGCCTAATATAACCAACTAGTTGAGAAATGCCTTTAGAGACACGTGAGTATGAGCTCTTAAAGAAAGCTTGGGTTAGGTGAAGTACTTACAGTAGTTCAAGGATCTTTCCCAGACTGATAGCTGATTCTTGCTACCAATTGCAAAAGGTTTATTGGCTAACTCTTGCAATGCTATCATCCCATGATATGAAGTCTTCATAGTTGCTAATTCTGGATACTTCTTCAGAATTTCCAACGCTATATCTGTCCATTAAAAAAATCCTTATTTAGTCATTAACTGTACTGCAACaattaataaagaattaatCCAACAAATTTAAtgcatgatattataaattattcgTCTCAAACTCATATAAAATTAGTCAGATATGAAGGGGCATACCATAAAAATCGGCGGAAATAGAAGCAACAAGGATATCAATGCGTTCTGAAGAAGTCAATTGTTCAAAATCAGTGACAGAATAAAGATAAGACACCATGTCTCTACGTCCTTGCAAAGCTGCCATGTAAAGTGGTGTCATTTTGTTACTACCACGAATCAGTGGCAGTTTACCATTTTTATTCACCATCTCCTCAGCAATTGCCACAATTCCTGATGCAGCAGCGAAGCAAATGGCCGTATTTTCTTGTCTATTTGTCAGTTCTAAATCTGCCGGATTCATCCGTTTTACCAGCTCTCTTACGAAACTGGCGCGCTCTGCTAGTGTTGCAATGTGAAGAGCTGTGTCATTCGCTTTTGTTATGGGATTTCGAATGGCATCCGGATATTTCTCAAGTATAGCCTTCGCAGCATGCCAATCGCCTTTAAGGGCGGCTTGATAGAGGGGAACATATATGTCAAGGAATTGAAATCTTCTTGTCCCTGAGATTTTTGAAGTACTAGCACATCATATATATCGTATATATGTAATCATGCAAAACGtttgataattttcttaaagATGGAGTACTTACTTTCAATATTGTTGGCATTTTCGGCCTCCTGATCACTTGGCCTCGACTCCTCTGATGGTACTGTAACCGGAAGTGAGGGATCGGAAGACAATCCTTCTTGATGACTCATCGTGCAAATGCCTATTCACCCCTTGCTATCACCTTTTGTCTTCGTTTAGATGAATTcatgaataaattaataatgctaGCGATATGTATATGGGttatatttagattatttacatttttttttattgaaattctaGGATATCAAgtgatcagagagagagatcattggCATATAAAATGAGTATGGTAACATTAATttgtcaaatatttaatattgccCAAAAATTTCATGGGACACTTTTATAATTCATGTAGAAATTCTTGAAGATTTGAACTCATATCATCAATAACGAATGCATATATAGAATAGTTAGATGAATAACTGAAGTAGTACTGTGACTACAAAGAAGTGTGCAtgtacaattaacaattaatttgataaaatattttaaattcttcgACTTTTGCTTAGATTTTGATgcgtttatattaaaaaaattattttattatagacTTGTGAAAAATAGTTATGAATAATTGGTTGTATTTATATCACTTATCAGATCATGaaatatctcttttcttttatctcatttcttatATAGGTTTCATTTAGATGAAAGAATTTGAATTTGGGTTCCAAATCAATGGACTTAAAATGTCACTTCTTccaaattcatttctttttaatgtaatttgaaATCTAAGATTTTGAAAGATTAAAATTTGGTCTAGATTTAGtgcaaatcaaattttaaattttaacatatgaTCCAAAATAGGTACTTGAAGTTTAAATACACTGACCGGAATCATTCTCCCCAAAATCTAACCATCCAAATGCACCTGTATTGAATGTGGCACTGAATGGTGTGTGGGACATTAATCCCACTACTGTGCAAAGGacactagctatatatatatatatatatatatatatatatatatcattctaAAGCACGTACGTGTCACTCATGATGATTAAGTCTATGTTTATATGTTGAGGTGATCTAAAATGAtcgatgaataataatgaaaaaatagtgaaaaagtaattaataatagtaaaaaagtaataaataataatactgaGGTAGTGTtaaccaaacatagccttattttagaaagagagaactttAACCCCACGACCTTACCCTTCCCTTTGTTACTACAAATAGAGGACAAATATATGAGTTAAATTACAAGTCAACGAGTAACTATATGGCATTATCTTGGATATGTGTAACATGGAAAATTATTAACTTACAATATTTAAAAGAGTTAGAGTAATAACCTTTTAGTCTtctacaataatattatatactcatacccaagaaataaaaagattctAGAAACGTGGAAGGGTGTCTCGGTTGGAAGAAACATGAGGATGTGGATTATCAGGATCCACAAGAGCTGTGGTCTCGTCAAGCTGGGGATCTAGTCTCTGTACGTCCATGAAAGACACGTGGCATGGAATAGACCCAAAATACTGGGTACGGTCTTGGTGAGGGGGCCGGAAGATCATCCATTAATATGTACTGAGATATCAGCAAAATAATGGGTACGGATCCCAGCTTAGGGATTGCTTTAAAGAGGATTAGAAAAAGTTTCGATGTTTGCCTTTTGGTATTgtcaattgaaaagaaaaactaatagAGGTAGTGAGATAAGAGAGAATGCAATGCCGAAGATGATCATATGTTACAAAAAGGCAGGCATGCAACAGTACTTACTTTTGCTTGAGCTTTAAAGCCTGCGCTGAGCAGCCGAAGGAAGCTAGATGTTACGTACGTACGTGGTTTTGATGCTCATGAGTAGAATTTCAATTTAGAGCGTTTGGCTACAAAGTCGACCACGGTTTAGAAAACAAGTTAATTTCACCATAAGATATATAGACCATATAGATATAGACTACACCAAatggatgagatgaaacatttatATTCACAGAACGACATTGCTGACTTCAAACTTTCAAAGTTAGTCAAGTATGATAAGTCATGCTACagacataaataaattacataaatgtaaatctataaattgatatagtttcatatgatccgttatataatttactttagaataaaattaacttaatctgatatatcacatcaaaccacgttaatttgtgagtttacttttatataattcatttgtgattaaaatatttctttatatttattagtaccAGTTGGTTTCTTCTAAACAACAAATGGGTCAGGGTTTCTTTCTcgatataaaattttcaataatgtCTGGTgcatacgtacgtacgtaagcGTTTCGGAGATTCCCGACTGGAATATACAAGACAATGGCTACGAAACGCCAGCCTGTTTTCGATGGTTTGTCCAGGGACATATTGGGTGGTTAGAACTAGTCATAGATATGAATAATTTAAAAGcatacatataataactataacGAATGCAATTAAACAGTTTTGTCAGTTTGTGGTCTTTTTCTAATCGAGCTTAAAAACATCACATTTTCGTCTATCTGTGTATTTATTGTTGTCAATGGTAGCTGCTTCTTATATTCCTGGAATATTAGCTAGCTTTCTAGTGTGGTTTAAATATATGCAGATGATAATCATATTTCAACAACCCCTGCAAGAAAAGAACGTAACGACTGGCCATCCATTGTTGACTGTCCATCATGATACCATTCAATTCTCTCATGtccaatttcaataaaaaaaaaataattaagttttcTTTGCAAAGAGtagtacttaataattaagaagacTTTTTAATGTAAAGTTACAGGTGAAGATAAATACTCATGAAAGGTCATATCTCTTAATGATATACAAAGTGTGGTATTTACTGATGGAAGGGTGTCTACACCATCATAAATACAAACAAATGGTTATTAGTTGTGTGCCCCATCTTGAGTAAGGGACCTGGCCAGGATCCGTGGCACCAAAGATGCTGGCCAGTCTGTCAACACCTCGGGTTTGATCAACTTAGGCATGCCTCATCTACATGGAAGTGCACGTGTGTGGTTACATAATTAAAATCGAAGCGGAAAAGATATAGGTTTAGTCAATAAACTAAGACTTTGCAGTACCAGAAGACTAATTCCATGGAACAAATAGCATCATTCCTCATTAATTCCATACttacaaatatatacaactCAAATACTTGTTCATCACCTAATGGGCGGTAAACTGAATACAAGTGGTCGCCCATTTCGAAAGGAATATGTACAATTCAAAAAGGTACATGGCTACCACAATGGAGACATGCCTACAAGCCTCCGTACTCAGGGTTTAGGCAGATCGATTCTTCTTCCGCGGGCATCCCTCTTGGGTCTAGCTCTGCGTTAAAGTCTatggatttgaagatgaaatcGTAGATTGGACAGCTATGACAAAACTACTAATGAGAGATAATGTTCCTGAAAATACAATGAACAGTTTCTTGTAAAAATGGAAGGacacatatatgtatgcatggcGAGGAATTACCCTCTTTGGCATAAACACATGGATCCGTAAACATGGCAAGGGATCAACCTCTTGGTgaaccacatatatataaatatgggGAGGAATCACCCTTTGAAGAGTTACCTTCTACGTTATGTATTTTAAACCATAAGTATAACAAGTGTGGAATCTACCTTTGCTCCAGCATGTAAAATCCATAAAATCATTGCATGAATAATGAATTCATAGGCACACTTGTCATCACACAAATGCTCATTAGATTGATACAATGGTTACCACATAGATGTCTCACATAGAGATAACATGTAGCAATGGAGGAATTTATACTCAAGCAACCAACTCCAAGATACCACATTTGATATGTCTAGAATCCTTCCTGCCTATCAGTGAGGCCAACACAATAATGCTTCACCACAATCATCACGAGGCATTCTCCTTCCCGTATGAAACTGGAATAGTTCGGGGAATCTTCGTCCCATCCTATGATGATCAACACATGTTAAGTATTTCTCAAACATAAATAATGTTCTCACATAGAGATATTAATGAAAATGCGAACACATTCAAAAGCTTAAAAAATCAGGGAGTGAATATAGGGATAAACATAATGAtgaaaattagatttatttatgaTCAGAAAAGGGAAAGGTACAAATATGCATATGCCTCTTACATACAACATTCATCCCATATTCCTTCGTGTTGTTTTAGAAGCTAACCTATCTCTTAGTGTCAGGATTGCTACGTCATTGTGCAAATCCTTCCTTGTTTTCTTTGAAGAATTTCCACTCCACAAGTACTCAAATGTTTAAGATCTTAAAAGTGAGATATAATCCCATGCCCAATCCCTTTTATATGACAGGACAATCAGACGTCCTCTTGACATACTTATGACTCCAGGTATGCTTGGATAGGGGTCATTTAGCCTTAACTGAAAAAGACAGACAACCAGGGCATAGGCACACCTCCTGATGGCCTGCCAAATCCTCAGTCTTTCCTTGAATGAGGGTCTTCCACGTGGCGTTGGGCCATACCTTTGGGTTCAAATGATAAGACCAGCCGAGTCATACCTGTGATACCTACAAACTCTGCTTGGGATATGATAGAACTTGACGCATCGAGATATGCAACACAACATCACATACCCCACTCATGACAGTTAAAGATTTagtgcacctagcatgcatctaacaatatgtTGTATTCATAGCAGATAGTTTCTTTAGCAATGCATAATGTACTAGAAtactatatcccaaaacataatcatGATATCGTAATTATATTCACATCTCAAAAGTTATAACATGGTTCCAACCATTTTGTATCATAACAAGCATAATACTGAAAGTGTAACTCCTTAGTTACAAATATACATGATTCTAATATAAGTGCCTAGCTACTTGCGCATCTCCACTATCAACTCGAAAAGATGTCCTATAAACTTGAGTATCAACTCTCTCATCCTCCCAAGGCTCCTCCTCGGCCTATTCGACATACTCCAGGCGGTTGTGTACTTTTGTTATGCTTCCTGACACATTGTCTATCATTCTGAAGAGAAtagtagttgagactaccacaatgagatttataaaatctcagcaagttaggCTCATAATGTAACGCttgtccttgtggtgggtctttttataaaatattttgagaaaggacgatgggaattaccgtccaatttaaaactttttgcttcttcccagggtgcaagactctacgtttataaaataaaatgtgcttttacaataaaagaggtttacagcggaaaacatcaattttaataataaaaaggtctctcatacatttaaacctcgtgcctagacttctatgctcttcctcatgggccgtgtccgtcccgacgcgtacttcatttccttccctgtgggagggagggacatacataaaaactaaaatgagtcgaagactcgtaagcattacttcatacagttaaaatataataacataggttctcattcatgcattcatcattcatacaaactatatatacatgcatgcgtgcatacgtgcgttcaattgaaaatgtcactggacggggtttttctttgaaaatagactttcttttcgtaaaacgtgtcccctgtcagtgccttcatttctgcgagagtgcagtgccttcatttcttaaagtgcattcatgcatacgtacatacatacatacacacattctttctttcactttcataggccagtacacattgttacgccccgtgtgttagggttagcggccctatcGCCAATGGATTCGCTCGTGGCCACGGGTTGTaatcccattccgttagggtgttgcactgggtgcactaccagtactactgcccggcattgcaatctgcccattcattcattgggtaccccttttcattcattcatgtcgccgttacgtattttcatacatttcatgcctttctttgcttttcattctttcattcatgtcagctctaaggagctggagctttcattcattcatgctagctctaaagagctggagctttcattcagttctttctttcatttaacagtcatttcatgagaaaacattcattttttataagaaagtatttcttttcatgagaaaacatcgtctCAGGCGTAAGCCCAAAAatcatctttcctttttcagttcatttcagtttAATAGTTCGTTTGtggaaaacttcatttaaaaacatgcatAGCTTAAACTTCAGCTTTCGTGGCAtccacaagcatcaccttgaatgTCGTCTCCCATggcatccatgagcatcacctcatggcgcacATGAGAGCGTGTGGCGCCTCGAATACCACGTACAAAAGaacgagaatcgtgacgtcgggatgatacacatgggtcacgcatcccaacgaaatgtactcaagtgtgtgtgca
Encoded proteins:
- the LOC121267515 gene encoding uncharacterized protein LOC121267515, yielding MMNKDENKKVADTPSGLFTKTHEKLRQAGEKWMKETANYSMLVATLIATVVFTAAFTVPGGNHQEIGTPIFLESNWFMAFFISDAIALLSSSTAILIFLSILTSRYAEEDFLQSLPTRLLLGLAALFISVAGMVVAFCATCFLVYNRKMASVPIVIIGLAGIPVTLFFILHYRLWADVFRSTYQSRFLFRPRQCKIFLEESY
- the LOC121267122 gene encoding uncharacterized protein LOC121267122: MSHQEGLSSDPSLPVTVPSEESRPSDQEAENANNIERTRRFQFLDIYVPLYQAALKGDWHAAKAILEKYPDAIRNPITKANDTALHIATLAERASFVRELVKRMNPADLELTNRQENTAICFAAASGIVAIAEEMVNKNGKLPLIRGSNKMTPLYMAALQGRRDMVSYLYSVTDFEQLTSSERIDILVASISADFYDIALEILKKYPELATMKTSYHGMIALQELANKPFAIGSKNQLSVWERSLNYCKYFT